One Prunus dulcis chromosome 8, ALMONDv2, whole genome shotgun sequence DNA window includes the following coding sequences:
- the LOC117636398 gene encoding pentatricopeptide repeat-containing protein At2g17140 isoform X1, with the protein MRGSLTHSMDPTTSLTKALFKNTNNPKLAWHLFKRILSSPTSSSSSDLCLRSLPIVTRILIDSKMHHEIDSLRQLLLVSQPSETLRPCLVSLVRFLVKSSLSDMAVSCFKDLRSRFPDEPPSVYLYNLLLESSLREKHVDFVLWLYKDMIVSGMKPETYTFNLLICSLCESDRLDDAREVFDKMREKGCQPNEYSVGILVRGYCRAGLAIRGLEVLDQMRSCNLLPNRVVYNTLISSFCKQGKTDDAEKLVERMREDGILPDAVTFNSRISALCSAGKILEASRIFRDMHIDQEMGLPQPNVVTYNLMLQGFCREDMLEEAENLFKSMEKAGNFINLESYNIWLLGLVKNGKLLEARLVLKEMVDKGIEPNIYSYNIVINGLCKNGMLRDARMVMTLMVRNNISPDTVTYSTLLHGFCNKGKVFEASNILHEMMMNNCFPNTHTCNILLHSLWKEGRTSEAEELLQKMNERGYGLDTVTCNIVIDGICNDGKLDKAIEIVSGMWTHGSAALGNLGNSFIGLVDDSNNGKKCIPDLITYSTIISGLCKAGRLDEAKKKFMEMMGKNLHPDSVIYDMFINSFCKQGRISSAFRVLKDMEKKGCNKSIQTYNSLILGLGSKKQIFEIYGLMDEMRERGVTPDVCTYNYMMNCLCEGERVKDATSLLDEMLQKGISPNISTFRILIKAFCKACDFGVTHEVFDIALSVCGHKEVLYSLMFNELLAGGEILKAKALFEVALDRYFYLGNFLYKDLIDRLCKDEKLEDASSVLHTMKNKGYGFDPASFLPVIDGLSKRGNKQEADELAEAMMDMESEGRVADKVYRIEREIIGGKPSNNGGSDWQTIVHRDDGSGIALKTLKRVQKGWGRGSLTSLQSQKNEFIDY; encoded by the exons ATGAGAGGATCGTTAACGCATTCCATGGACCCAACAACCTCACTCACCAAAGCTTTGTTCAAGAACACCAACAATCCCAAACTAGCATGGCACCTCTTCAAGCGTATTCTCTCCTCacccacctcctcctcctcttcagATCTCTGCCTCCGCTCCCTACCCATCGTTACCCGCATCCTCATCGACTCGAAAATGCACCATGAAATCGATAGCCTTCGCCAGCTCCTTCTCGTCTCGCAGCCCAGCGAAACCCTTCGCCCTTGCCTCGTTTCGCTTGTGCGGTTCTTGGTCAAGTCGAGCCTCTCCGATATGGCCGTTTCCTGTTTTAAAGATCTCCGCAGCCGATTCCCTGATGAGCCCCCTTCTGTTTATTTGTATAATTTGCTTCTTGAGTCCTCTCTTAGGGAGAAGCATGTAGATTTCGTGTTGTGGTTGTATAAGGATATGATCGTCTCGGGGATGAAGCCTGAAACTTATACTTTTAATCTTTTGATTTGTTCCCTGTGTGAATCGGATCGTTTGGATGACGCTCGGGAGGTGTTTGACAAAATGCGCGAGAAGGGTTGTCAACCAAATGAGTACAGTGTTGGGATTTTGGTTCGTGGGTATTGTAGAGCTGGGCTGGCTATCCGAGGATTGGAGGTTTTGGATCAGATGAGGAGTTGTAATCTTTTGCCAAATAGGGTTGTGTATAATACTTTGATTTCTAGCTTTTGTAAACAAGGCAAGACTGATGATGCTGAGAAATTGGTAGAGAGGATGAGAGAGGATGGAATACTTCCAGATGCCGTTACATTCAATTCTAGGATTTCGGCTCTCTGTAGTGCAGGAAAAATCCTTGAAGCTTCTAGAATATTTAGAGATATGCATATAGATCAAGAGATGGGACTGCCTCAACCTAATGTTGTAACGTATAATTTGATGTTACAAGGATTTTGCAGGGAAGATATGTTAGAAGAAGCGGAGAACTTGTTCAAATCTATGGAAAAGGCTggcaattttattaatttagaGAGTTATAACATATGGttgttgggtttggtcaaGAATGGGAAGCTCTTAGAGGCACGACTGGTTCTTAAAGAGATGGTAGATAAGGGTATAGAACCTAATATTTACTCATATAACATTGTGATAAATGGCTTATGCAAAAACGGGATGCTCCGTGATGCCAGAATGGTGATGACTCTGATGGTAAGAAACAATATTTCCCCAGATACGGTGACCTACAGTACTTTACTCCATGGGTTCTGCAATAAAGGGAAGGTATTTGAAGCCAGCAATATTTTGCATGAGATGATGATGAATAATTGCTTCCCAAATACTCACACTTGCAACATTTTGCTGCATAGCCTGTGGAAAGAGGGAAGAACATCAGAAGCAGAGGAACTTCTGCAAAAGATGAATGAGAGAGGTTATGGCTTAGATACTGTGACCTGCAATATTGTGATTGATGGTATATGCAACGATGGGAAATTGGACAAGGCAATTGAAATTGTGAGTGGGATGTGGACTCATGGAAGTGCGGCTCTTGGAAACCTAGGAAACTCCTTTATTGGCCTGGTTGACGATAGTAATAATGGGAAGAAATGCATCCCTGATTTGATCACGTATTCAACCATAATTAGTGGGTTATGCAAGGCTGGGAGGCTTGATGAAGCTAAGAAGAAGTTCATGGAGATGATGGGGAAAAACTTGCACCCTGATTCAGTGATTTATGATATGTTTATAAATAGTTTTTGTAAACAAGGAAGGATATCATCTGCTTTTCGGGTGTTGAAGGACATGGAGAAGAAAGGTTGCAACAAGAGCATTCAAACTTATAATTCACTAATACTGGGCTTAGGGAGTAAAAAgcaaatatttgaaatatatgGACTCATggatgagatgagagagagaggagtcaCTCCTGATGTATGCACTTATAATTATATGATGAATTGTCTCTGTGAAGGAGAAAGAGTCAAAGACGCCACTTCTCTTTTAGATGAAATGCTGCAGAAGGGCATATCTCCTAATATTTCTACCTTCAGAATATTAATTAAAGCTTTCTGCAAGGCATGTGATTTTGGAGTCACACATGAGGTATTTGACATTGCTTTAAGTGTATGTGGCCACAAGGAAGTCTTATATAGTTTGATGTTCAATGAGTTGCTTGCTGGAGGGGAAATCTTGAAAGCTAAAGCACTATTTGAAGTTGCATTGGACAGGTATTTTTATCTTGGGAATTTCCTCTACAAAGATCTCATTGACAGACTTTGCAAGGATGAAAAGTTAGAGGATGCCAGCAGTGTTCTTCACACGATGAAGAATAAAGGATATGGGTTTGATCCAGCATCATTCCTGCCAGTAATTGATGGCTTGAGTAAAAGGGGAAATAAGCAGGAGGCTGATGAACTTGCAGAGGCAATGATGGACATGGAGTCAGAAGGTAGGGTAGCAGATAAGGTTTACCGAATCGAGAGGGAAATAATTGGTGGAAAACCAAGTAACAATGGCGGAAGTGATTGGCAGACCATAGTGCACAG AGATGATGGCAGTGGAATTGCACTGAAAACCCTTAAGCGGGTACAGAAAGGCTGGGGTCGAGGGAGTCTAACGAGTTTGCAGTCCCAGAAAAACGAATTTATTGATTACTGA
- the LOC117636398 gene encoding pentatricopeptide repeat-containing protein At2g17140 isoform X2, translated as MRGSLTHSMDPTTSLTKALFKNTNNPKLAWHLFKRILSSPTSSSSSDLCLRSLPIVTRILIDSKMHHEIDSLRQLLLVSQPSETLRPCLVSLVRFLVKSSLSDMAVSCFKDLRSRFPDEPPSVYLYNLLLESSLREKHVDFVLWLYKDMIVSGMKPETYTFNLLICSLCESDRLDDAREVFDKMREKGCQPNEYSVGILVRGYCRAGLAIRGLEVLDQMRSCNLLPNRVVYNTLISSFCKQGKTDDAEKLVERMREDGILPDAVTFNSRISALCSAGKILEASRIFRDMHIDQEMGLPQPNVVTYNLMLQGFCREDMLEEAENLFKSMEKAGNFINLESYNIWLLGLVKNGKLLEARLVLKEMVDKGIEPNIYSYNIVINGLCKNGMLRDARMVMTLMVRNNISPDTVTYSTLLHGFCNKGKVFEASNILHEMMMNNCFPNTHTCNILLHSLWKEGRTSEAEELLQKMNERGYGLDTVTCNIVIDGICNDGKLDKAIEIVSGMWTHGSAALGNLGNSFIGLVDDSNNGKKCIPDLITYSTIISGLCKAGRLDEAKKKFMEMMGKNLHPDSVIYDMFINSFCKQGRISSAFRVLKDMEKKGCNKSIQTYNSLILGLGSKKQIFEIYGLMDEMRERGVTPDVCTYNYMMNCLCEGERVKDATSLLDEMLQKGISPNISTFRILIKAFCKACDFGVTHEVFLSWEFPLQRSH; from the exons ATGAGAGGATCGTTAACGCATTCCATGGACCCAACAACCTCACTCACCAAAGCTTTGTTCAAGAACACCAACAATCCCAAACTAGCATGGCACCTCTTCAAGCGTATTCTCTCCTCacccacctcctcctcctcttcagATCTCTGCCTCCGCTCCCTACCCATCGTTACCCGCATCCTCATCGACTCGAAAATGCACCATGAAATCGATAGCCTTCGCCAGCTCCTTCTCGTCTCGCAGCCCAGCGAAACCCTTCGCCCTTGCCTCGTTTCGCTTGTGCGGTTCTTGGTCAAGTCGAGCCTCTCCGATATGGCCGTTTCCTGTTTTAAAGATCTCCGCAGCCGATTCCCTGATGAGCCCCCTTCTGTTTATTTGTATAATTTGCTTCTTGAGTCCTCTCTTAGGGAGAAGCATGTAGATTTCGTGTTGTGGTTGTATAAGGATATGATCGTCTCGGGGATGAAGCCTGAAACTTATACTTTTAATCTTTTGATTTGTTCCCTGTGTGAATCGGATCGTTTGGATGACGCTCGGGAGGTGTTTGACAAAATGCGCGAGAAGGGTTGTCAACCAAATGAGTACAGTGTTGGGATTTTGGTTCGTGGGTATTGTAGAGCTGGGCTGGCTATCCGAGGATTGGAGGTTTTGGATCAGATGAGGAGTTGTAATCTTTTGCCAAATAGGGTTGTGTATAATACTTTGATTTCTAGCTTTTGTAAACAAGGCAAGACTGATGATGCTGAGAAATTGGTAGAGAGGATGAGAGAGGATGGAATACTTCCAGATGCCGTTACATTCAATTCTAGGATTTCGGCTCTCTGTAGTGCAGGAAAAATCCTTGAAGCTTCTAGAATATTTAGAGATATGCATATAGATCAAGAGATGGGACTGCCTCAACCTAATGTTGTAACGTATAATTTGATGTTACAAGGATTTTGCAGGGAAGATATGTTAGAAGAAGCGGAGAACTTGTTCAAATCTATGGAAAAGGCTggcaattttattaatttagaGAGTTATAACATATGGttgttgggtttggtcaaGAATGGGAAGCTCTTAGAGGCACGACTGGTTCTTAAAGAGATGGTAGATAAGGGTATAGAACCTAATATTTACTCATATAACATTGTGATAAATGGCTTATGCAAAAACGGGATGCTCCGTGATGCCAGAATGGTGATGACTCTGATGGTAAGAAACAATATTTCCCCAGATACGGTGACCTACAGTACTTTACTCCATGGGTTCTGCAATAAAGGGAAGGTATTTGAAGCCAGCAATATTTTGCATGAGATGATGATGAATAATTGCTTCCCAAATACTCACACTTGCAACATTTTGCTGCATAGCCTGTGGAAAGAGGGAAGAACATCAGAAGCAGAGGAACTTCTGCAAAAGATGAATGAGAGAGGTTATGGCTTAGATACTGTGACCTGCAATATTGTGATTGATGGTATATGCAACGATGGGAAATTGGACAAGGCAATTGAAATTGTGAGTGGGATGTGGACTCATGGAAGTGCGGCTCTTGGAAACCTAGGAAACTCCTTTATTGGCCTGGTTGACGATAGTAATAATGGGAAGAAATGCATCCCTGATTTGATCACGTATTCAACCATAATTAGTGGGTTATGCAAGGCTGGGAGGCTTGATGAAGCTAAGAAGAAGTTCATGGAGATGATGGGGAAAAACTTGCACCCTGATTCAGTGATTTATGATATGTTTATAAATAGTTTTTGTAAACAAGGAAGGATATCATCTGCTTTTCGGGTGTTGAAGGACATGGAGAAGAAAGGTTGCAACAAGAGCATTCAAACTTATAATTCACTAATACTGGGCTTAGGGAGTAAAAAgcaaatatttgaaatatatgGACTCATggatgagatgagagagagaggagtcaCTCCTGATGTATGCACTTATAATTATATGATGAATTGTCTCTGTGAAGGAGAAAGAGTCAAAGACGCCACTTCTCTTTTAGATGAAATGCTGCAGAAGGGCATATCTCCTAATATTTCTACCTTCAGAATATTAATTAAAGCTTTCTGCAAGGCATGTGATTTTGGAGTCACACATGAG GTATTTTTATCTTGGGAATTTCCTCTACAAAGATCTCATTGA